A section of the Bdellovibrionales bacterium genome encodes:
- a CDS encoding efflux RND transporter periplasmic adaptor subunit: MAFDPELYTAQNEYVEAIRQLERVKDAPIADVKHSAVRMVESAKLRLKILGLSDQQIAKLRSSGGATTGSNLLITSPGENV; the protein is encoded by the coding sequence GTGGCGTTCGATCCCGAACTTTATACGGCACAAAATGAATATGTCGAGGCTATCAGGCAGTTGGAGCGAGTAAAAGACGCACCCATTGCCGATGTGAAACATTCGGCAGTCAGAATGGTTGAGTCCGCTAAACTTCGCCTGAAAATTTTAGGTCTCTCCGATCAGCAGATTGCAAAACTTCGCTCTTCAGGCGGTGCGACCACTGGTTCAAATCTCCTTATCACGTCGCCGGGTGAAAATGTTTGA
- a CDS encoding heme-binding domain-containing protein gives MRLTRFVSLHFLFYDLCPQEPSRRSNDAGASEAPNDQLSRINELYKDKVKPIFQKKCFDCHSQNTQYPLVLQIPGARQLIDGDIEEAKEHLDFTNDFPFGGMGSHPKT, from the coding sequence ATTCGCCTTACTCGCTTTGTTTCTCTTCATTTTCTCTTCTACGACCTTTGCCCACAAGAACCATCACGCCGCTCAAACGACGCAGGTGCCAGCGAAGCCCCCAATGATCAACTCTCGCGGATCAATGAGCTTTACAAAGACAAAGTAAAACCGATTTTCCAAAAGAAGTGCTTCGACTGCCACAGTCAGAACACACAATACCCTTTGGTACTACAAATTCCCGGCGCCAGACAGCTTATTGATGGTGATATCGAGGAGGCTAAAGAGCACTTGGATTTTACAAATGACTTTCCTTTCGGGGGCATGGGGTCCCATCCGAAGACCTAG
- a CDS encoding heme-binding domain-containing protein, which translates to MGDVAKENSMPPFRYWILHRESSLTNEERRIILEWVDKSQTFLKEKNK; encoded by the coding sequence ATCGGCGATGTCGCCAAGGAAAATTCCATGCCGCCATTTCGCTATTGGATTTTGCACCGAGAATCCAGCCTAACAAACGAAGAAAGACGAATCATTTTGGAATGGGTGGACAAGTCTCAGACTTTCCTTAAAGAGAAAAATAAATGA
- a CDS encoding TolC family protein: MKIPLIGLFLLTTTSFSAFADTLTPLEVLKNVYASNPELASSQARANAEDAAISSKYSLSNPRVGLMRETNMTAEQRVMGDMQSWTLSQEVMFPTNYFSMGSMQSSNAEAGKEEFLDKKLEIRQKALSLYSDYYSAKKISSLLEAQKETLREIARIVESRRATGAVPQQDEMKAPCGADKNRERNPFAVARACGPTLFPQRTSQS; this comes from the coding sequence ATGAAAATACCACTAATAGGTCTTTTTTTACTTACCACCACGTCGTTTTCGGCGTTCGCCGATACGTTAACCCCTTTGGAGGTTCTAAAAAACGTGTATGCGAGCAATCCCGAGCTTGCGAGTTCCCAGGCACGGGCAAATGCTGAAGACGCAGCCATCTCTTCAAAATATTCTTTGAGTAACCCCCGAGTTGGTCTCATGCGTGAAACCAATATGACTGCCGAGCAAAGAGTCATGGGCGACATGCAATCTTGGACACTGTCCCAGGAGGTCATGTTCCCGACAAACTATTTTTCCATGGGTTCCATGCAAAGCTCAAATGCTGAGGCCGGAAAGGAGGAGTTTCTCGATAAAAAACTGGAAATCAGACAAAAAGCTCTTTCTCTTTATTCTGACTACTATTCCGCTAAGAAAATCTCCTCTTTGCTCGAAGCACAAAAAGAAACTCTTCGTGAAATTGCGAGAATTGTCGAATCAAGGCGTGCCACTGGAGCCGTACCTCAGCAAGACGAAATGAAGGCTCCATGTGGAGCAGACAAAAATCGAGAACGAAATCCTTTTGCAGTCGCAAGAGCTTGTGGCCCAACGCTCTTCCCTCAACGCACTTCTCAATCGTGA